From the genome of Ziziphus jujuba cultivar Dongzao chromosome 4, ASM3175591v1:
tatatacactATGAAGACGTACTATGATAGGAAGATGGTCAAATAATAACGACAGCATAAAGATTAGATTTTATGAAGTATGAACAGAATTAAAAGGCACTTTTGATATTTACTAGGAAGTGAACAGATGAGAACAAAAATATCGGGgaattgttaaatatttagtttattttaatattttctacatAACATAAAGGATAAATGATTATTGCAAaaagtattaataattaatttgataggtGTATAAAACTCCCGTTAACATGTTTGtgagggctttttttttttttaatgaaagttTTGATTAATACAAGAATAatacattatattataattattttttaaggattATTTACATCAAGTTGAAAATGTCAATAATTTCtacgatattttttttaaaaaaaattatattttttaataagtggatatttaaattttaaaaaattgaataaaatttttataatttttattaaaatttatcgatatttttataaaaatttctatttatatatttctatatctgaaaatttcaacataattttcataaaatttttaaaatattaattaattttaaattttattaaaattttaaaatattactgaatatatatataaagatttaaattgaaaaaaaaaaaaaaggctagatcttccattaatataaaatattcaaattggacaaaaaagAGTCTAGATCTTCATGTAAGAGTAAACTCCCTCATGTGAAGACCATTTGGAAATGCTTCCTGCAGCAGCTTGAGGAGAAAGAGATCGAGATGCATGAGgatgttaaaaagtaaaataataattattataataataatttataatttcattgcaaaatgttttaaaatgatatttaatatagaaGGAAGTATCATTAATCttattaattaacttatttttgttgattacgtggtaaaaaatgacaaattcagTTTGAACTTCATCATtttataaaaagttaaattcaatttaagtttcattaaaaaagaatttatgaaatttgaatttcaccatttatttttctctatatatatgcatctaaatTTGTTGTAAAACTTAATCCCATTTTATAAAATGAGAGAGCTTTAGTAAATGATCActgtattttcttttaatttttctcttcttctcaaTTATATTGTCTTGGCccagtcttttttattttaccaataACCTCCTCTATTTTATCCAAGTCGCCAATCCAACAGAGGGTACCCCCTTACAGCATCTAAGGAGGTTACTCTACAGCAGAGAAGGAGATTGAGATCCCAACTGACCCACCGAAAATGGCGTTGTAGCCTTGTAGATGCGACaaaagattaataataataataataataataataataataataccgtTTCCTTTTTGCGATAAGAACCAACATACGGGTCATCCTCAAACACCACAAACAACTAAGCATGATTTGATGgttgatttaaattaaattaattataaatgcaattaaaataaacaaacttattttctattttacaacctctataaaaattcaaattgaaccccaaaaaaaaaacaaaaaaaaaagataaataaattggaTCTACATATCAAATGAAGTATTATGGCAATGTTACAAAAATATCTTCTCCTGTGAAGACCATTTGGAAACACCCGGAGGAGATCAAAATCCCAAATTTTATGTCTGGATTGAGGgtataaaaaggaaagaaaataatttaaatcatttgTTTTGAtcgtcaaaaaagaaaaaaaaaatgataaagaaggaaagaaaaaaataaattatgtccAATTTTAAACAGCTAATTTCCATCCACAttcaatagaaaacaaaaataataataataataataataataataataaatttttttaatatttcaatattattcgtattaattaaaagctaattgattgaaatatattatatttaggatatttttataaaaatataaactatattaattattttttattttttttattaataaccatcaaaataaataattattataaatatttttttcttttctttttctcgctaaatttatcttcttttttttcttattggcctccaatccaaatataatataaGGAAACTTCCGTTGCAAGATATATATGGTTTAATTTAAGCCATTCGATTCAATAAAACAATCGCTAAGACgtaatcctttttctttttttttccttaataaaaaaacactctggtttcaaattttttttttatattaaattttcattttcaaaaatgtAATTAACAATGTGAACTTCTAGACAAATAACCTGGCCAGGTACATTAATTTAACGTTGTTAGAGCGTTTCAAGGTCTTATTGGGACAAAAGGAGAAAAGTCAGCAAGAGGTTGAGATGTCTAATGAGTGACAAGAGTGAGCAATATTTGTAAAGATATTACACAAATATTGTAACTTAATTGTGGAGATTCACAAATTGGACAAGGCTTTACGGGCATATTTCATCATTTCctactttatttatttgattttgtggTCCATCCCATTAAGTAATggattgaaattaattaatttccttattcctCAAGCAAACTCCATGTGGGGTTAagttataattacattattattcatatttataaaaagtGTGAAATAATAACATCCATACCTATCCAAATTCCCTTTTTTAACTTGAATGTTAAAAAGTCAAGTGAAATAAGtctaatttatatttgttatctattattgtttatatatatatatatatatatatatatatatatatatatatatatatatatattattttagtatccatctttaaaaaatgaatcatgacttttatctattttgtacttttttttttttgggctctcattttcaattttttattttattttaaaaaaagatcataacaatttatttatttattattattattttttaaggctTGTAACATTCTACTTGATTGTGTTGTTTTAGTTTAATGGATAAAGAACTTTTCAAGAGGCTAAAACGTGGTTACTTAAGAAAAGACATACGGTTGGAAATATAAAGTAACATTAAACAACATTTTATCCCTTAAATTACATGCTTTTCACAATTTACTCCTCAACAAAATAAACtggcatattttttaaaaataaaaaatacaaaaaaactctGACATTATCCTAATGTTATTTccccataaaatattaaaagttcCCCATACAACCTATTGCAAATATTATGATGACAAAAGCCCTTGGATCTTGTTAAAACCTAGGTGAAGTAAGCCTAATTTATGTTTGTTATCTACCATAATGAAGTATgacctttttatatttttatgcataaaatttaaaaataattaaaatattggtCTTTGAAGGATGCTAAAGTTgctataaagtaaaaaaaatccaaatgttATTaaggtctttttttctttttctttttttgctttttaagaTGGTTATTAGGGTATAATTTTAGTAATctaaaatttactaaaaaaatattagtaatcAAACAGTATATAATTACATCTATACTTTCTGAATTTTGTAACGGTTTACAATTTTCCTCCTAAattttgcattattattattatttatccaacTAAAAGTTCAAAAATTTGGTTGTGGAAGTAGGACCATGGGAACTGAACCTGAACCGAACAGTTGGGGATATGCGATGTGGCAGGTCACGTGTACATATTGGGTGTCTTGCGCTGTGATGGTGACACGTACCAAGGTTCCACTTGCAAAGTCATTGGGTTCTTGGGGACCAAAACCTGCATTCAGGAATGTTAGGATTACGTCGCTGGGTCCCACTCTACTTTTCCAATCTTCTCCTCTCCACCCCCACCATCATTCTTTTGCaaattttatcccaaaaaaacaaaaaaaaaaaaaaataccacaactattttttactgtttcacctaaattttattttatttttgtcttcttCCTAATCCTAGAACAATAAAAAGCcagattaatttattattattattattattattatttttttgttttgtggaaGTTGAGATTCCaatctatattattatatatatatatatgtaaaagaacAGTTTATATGCGActtgtttttaatataaatgGTGGAGGGATTCAGACTGGTTTGCTTCTAAAAGATAATTAGATTCAAAAgagaatataattttaaaaaattaaaaataaatatattttattatataaaattattaaattgcaTATCACATCAAGTATATTTAATTAAGTTTCTGATATCGTTACAGAAGAATGTAATAATTtgtataaaacaattaaaatatccaattattcataaaaaaaataaaaaatcagaatatccaatttgttttttaaatttttttatgggtgAAGTGAAATCTTGAGAAAAATAGTCTAGCTCAGGAAATCTCTAGTAGCTGGGTCCCTCTTGTGGGAGTTACATACTTATCATCATGAATCATCCAAAGAAAGCAACAACCAGACAGACTGATCCAATTCTAAGCTAATCAACACCGTATCTAATCTAATACCCATATAAAAATGTTGCTGGTAGCTaccaaaagtgaaaaaaaagttaaaaatgttGCTGGTTGCACTTAAAAATTCACCCAAAGTCAGTGCCTGGTTAACTTCAACAACATCAATCCTTACTATCcaacattttcttttccatattattcaaaataaataagaaaaaataaataccagTGAAGATGATAGTTTAGCTGAAGAACATCTCAATTTTTACATTTATGAGTTAAGGAGTTAAAGTTTAAATCCGAATAAGcttcgttattattattttggatgatcTTATACTGTTATATCCGTGGTTCAGATGGCCTAATACCTATGATATTTCCAGGAGCCTCTGTTTttttaaaacagaaaaaagaataagaaaataaataaataaataaatccaaactTTATGATTCGCCTGCATAATTTACCTTACCAGGACACTAACACATGGCCTTTTCCTTAAagaaacaatgaacaagaaaataaattgacAAATCGTACCGGAACAATACCCACGTGACCAAAACCATCAAAACTctaccctttcttttttttaatattatataaatatttattgaaaggTGAGAGTAAGCCACAGAAATCCCGTTGATTTCATGTGTTGGTGATTCACAAAACTGCAAAATTTGATGGTTAGTGACGGCCAAACTCTCTCTTCCACCTTCTTTACATATAAATTTCGATTTATCtgaatggattttttatttaattatttataaattctgggttttttttgttggtctaTTAAAGTTCTGGTTTTTTGGGCTTTGAAATTTGTGGGTATAGAGAAGAAAAGAGTTTTTGAGTTCTCTTTGAAGAAGATAGAAGAAATTTAAGCAGGACCAAGGTTTTCTTTAATGTGATTCGGAAACTATTTTAACGGTTTAACTTACTATAAAACTTTGGTGGGGGACCAAAGgtggtgtttttatttttattttattttgattttaattatatatatatatatatatatatatatatatatatatatatatatatatatatgtctggtTTATGCGGGTGTAGAGGAGCTTGGTGGAGTTTATCCAGGAGAACCTACTTTGGAGATTTTATAGGAGAATCCATTTTACGATGACCCTTTTCTTTATCTTGTGGcttctttttttgggtgttgGGAATAATAGAATCATGAGGTCTGTGTGAATTGTATAGAACCTTCTTTATTTCCATGGCTTCATGGGATGTAAAATGAAAAAGGGATTGCTTTTTTGGTGTTAAATTTGGTGGTGGGTTTCACTATTTCAACTTTCATGATGATTCCTGGGTCCGTTAGATTCCAGCTGTCCAAGAGAAGGTAATTTGTAACAcaattttggattttgatttttggttttatgttAGATAACACTCATTGGTTTTCTTGATCTGGAGAAGAGAATATTGTtttgtgctttttgttttttgtttcttttttttcatgtaCGGGTGTTTGAGTATTGTTTCTGTGTTATTCCATTATTTAAAGTACATGGGCCGGAGCGATTAAACTTAGGTGGTCAAAGAAGAAAGATTTTAACTTGGAGAGGAAGAAAGGTTGAGGGGATGTCGTCAAAATCGACCAACAAGACCAATTGTTCCAGGAGTAGTTCTGCTCGATCAAGACATGGGGCTCGCGTTGTTGCACAGACCCCCATTGATGCACAGCTTCATGTGGAGTTTGAAGAGTCCGAACGCCATTTCGATTACTCTAATTCTATTGATTTCAACATCTCTAGTTCAACTAGCAATGTCCCCTCCTCCACTGTTTCAGCTTACCTCCAAAAGATGCAGAGGGGTAAGCTCATACAACCATTTGGTTGCATGATTGCTGTTGATGAGCAGAACTTCAGGGTGCTTGCTTACAGCGAAAATGCCCCAGAAATGCTGGACTTGGCCCCTCATGCTGTGCCAAATATTGAGCAGCAAGAAGCTTTGACTTTTGGAACAGATGTCCGGACACTCTTTCGGTCCTCAGGTGCCTCTGCGCTACAGAAGGCAGCCAATTTCGGGGAAGTTAATCTTCTCAACCCCATATTGGTTCATTGTAAAAGCTCAGGTAAGCCCTTCTATGCAATTTTGCATCGGATTGATGTGGGGTTAGTTATAGATTTGGAACCTGTGAATCCAGCTGATGTTCCAGTAACTGCTGCTGGGGCATTGAAATCATATAAGCTTGCAGCCAAAGCCATCTCAAGATTGCAGTCTTTGCCAAGCGGGAACATATCACTGTTATGTGATGTTTTAGTTAAAGAAGTTAGCGAGTTGACAGGTTATGATCGTGTAATGGTATATAAATTTCATGAAGATGAACATGGGGAAGTTATTGCTGAGAGTCATGGACCTGACTTGGAACCTTATTTGGGTTTGCACTATCCGGCTACTGATATACCACAAGCTTCAAGGTTCCTCTTCATGAAGAACAAGGTTAGGATGATATGTGATTGCTTAGCCCCTCCAGTTCAAGTCATTCAAGACAAAAGTTTGAATCAGCCACTAAGTCTTTGTGGATCTACGTTGCGATCTCCTCACAGTTGTCATGCACAATACATGGCGAATATGGGTGCGATTGCATCGCTTGTAATGTCTGTGACGATcaatgaagaagatgatgagaTGGAGAGTGATCAGCAGAGGGGAAGAAAATTGTGGGGTTTAGTCGTTTGCCATCACACAAGCCCTAGATTTGTTCCATTCCCTTTGAGATATGCTTGTGAGTTCTTGATTCAAGTTTTTGGGGTTCAGGTCAGCAAAGAAGTGGAGTTGGCTGCTCAGTCAAGGGAGAAACATATATTGCAAACTCAAACTGTGCTTTGTGACATGCTTCTAAGAGATTCCCCAGTAGGGATTGTTACTCAGTCACCTAATGTAATGGATCTTGTTATGTGTGACGGAGCTGCATTATATTACAGGAATAAATTTTGGTTGCTTGGGGTCACTCCTACAGAGGCACAAATTAGAGATATTGCTGAATGGCTCCTGGAGTACCATAGCGGGAGCACTGGCTTAAGTACTGATAGCCTTATGGAAGCTGGCTATCCTGGTGCTTCAGTTCTTGGTGATGAAGTTTGTGGAATGGCTGCTATTAGACTTACTTCAAAGGATTTCCTGTTTTGGTTTCGCTCTCATACAGCGAAGGAAATAAAGTGGAGTGGTGCAAAACACGATCCTGATGAGAAGGATGATGGAAGGAAAATGCACCCTAGATCATCATTCAAGGCTTTTCTGGAGGTGGTTAAGCATAGAGGTATACCTTGGGAAGATGCAGAAATGGATGCTATTCATTCCTTACAGCTGATTTTGAGAGCATCACTGCAAGATGAGATTGCTGATAGCTCCAAAATGACTGTAAATGTTCCATCATATGATGACCGGATACAAAGAGTGGATGAATTGCGTATTGTCACGAATGAAATGGTTCGACTTATTGAGACAGCTGCTGTCCCCATTTTGTCTGTTGATACCTCTGCTAAAATAAATGGGTGGAATACCAAAGCAGCTGAACTAACGGGATTGGCTGTTGAGCAAGCAACTGGTATGCCTTTGGTTGATCTTGTTGGGGATGATTCAGTTGAAGTGGTGAAAAACATGCTTTCACTGGCTTTTCAAGGTGATACTACTCTTTGTCCTTCATATCTATCTAGCTAATTAGTTGCTTGTCATGCAGTTCACTGAATGCTTTATGTTATCGTGATTACATCAGTGCTAAATGATTTGTGGATTTGTATCTCTGAGCATGACCGTAATTACAGCATATAGGTGAATCAGGCAACTACAGAATGTTGTGTATTATTAACCTGCACAGTTTTATCTGGAGATATATGGAGTTGAAGAAAACATTATGCAATGGATATTGATTCATGCTAGTACAAATCAAGATATCTACCAAATCTATATAATGTGAACATATTATGTATATCATGGAATtgtgttttttccttttttgtctgtgtttatttgttgaattgtattttataatttctttaaagCAATATGCAACTATGTTTCTATGCTTAGATGGTTTTCGTTCTAGATTTCCATTTGACAAGATATCAAAATGGCAGGTGTAGAAGAGAGAAACATTGAACTCAAACTGAAAACTTTTGGCCCTCAGGAAAGCAGTGGTCCTGTAGTCTTGGTGGTTAATGCATGTTGTAGCCGAGACAGAAAAGAAAGTGTTGTTGGGGTTTGCTTTGTTGGCCAAGATCTTACAGGACAAAAGATGGTTATGGACAAATTTACCCGCATTCAGGGGGATTATGTTGGAATTGTCCGCAGCCCATCAGCGTTAATTCCTCCCATTTTTATGACCGATGAGCATGGGCGATGCTTGGAATGGAATGATGCAATGCAAAAGTTGTCTGGTTTAAGCAGGGAAGAAGCTACTGATAAGATGCTTCTTGGGGAAGTTTTCACAGTCAACAAATTTGGCTGTCGTCTTAAAGATCATGATACATTAACCAAGCTTAGGATACTACTGAATGGTGTAATTGCAGGAGAGGATGCAGAtaaattgttttttggttttttcgaTCAGCAGGGTAATTTTGTTGAGGCCTTACTTTCTGCTAGCAAACGTACTAATGCAGAGGGAAAAATCATTGGGGTTTTATGCTTTTTACATGTGGCTAGTCCAGAACTTCAGTATGCTATGCAGGTGCAGAGGATATCAGAGCAGGCTGCAGCTGATAGTCTTAAAAAATTGGCATATATGCGTCAGGAAATTAAAAAGCCTATGAATGGCATTGTGTTCATGCAGAACCTAATGGACTCTTCTGATTTGGAGAAAAAGCAGAAACAACTTCTTAAGAAAAGCAAATTGTGTCGAGAACAATTGGCCAAGATTGTTGATGACACAGATATTGAGAGCATTGAGGAATGGTATGTGTTTTTTGACTTCAGAAAATTTGTTGTTCGCccataaaataatcaatttatttgttCTCGTATCAGATTAAATGGTAACTTTCATTGTTAGATTTTCACCTTAAAAGCAACACTGGATTTGATGACTTTGTTTGCATTATTGTTCTTGATGCAGCTTTACTTCTAGAAGACATTCTAATTTAGCTGTGTCAGTTACTATGCTTGCATAAACTAATGGATATGGGAAATGCTATCATGTTGCACATCTGTATGTGTTTGCATATGTAACAGCTCAGGTGCTTTGCTGTTTAAGAAAATTCATGAAAATAGTCTACACAAGTGGtgcaaagtaaatttttaaattgattggtAGCGCATGTTCTATTGTTTCAAACAGAATATAGAACATGAGCTTGTCGAATGACATGTTCCTCTATTTGCATTCTTCAATGTAAGTTTTAAATTAACATGGGGAGACTCAATAAAGAGGTTGATAGAGTTAGTTTGTGTAGTAATGTTTGGTTGTAGATGTGGCTACTTTGTTAGGTTGGAATCACTGAGCAGGACGGTGTAATGAAGGTTTGATTACAATATTAATCATCCTTCTTTTTTCGTTTATCAAATGTACTCTTTGTGACTCATTATAGTGTGACATTCTTGTGTTGATGTGccgcttttattttttatttttattatgttatgatgatttttggaaaacttttgaCCTTTCAATAACGTGTTTGCAGCTACATGGATTTGAGCTCTAGTGAATTTAACCTTGGGGAAGCTCTTGACGTTGTTATAAATCAAGTTATGATTCTGAGTCAGGAGCGACGGGTACAAGTTATACATGATTCACCAGCTGAAGTGTCGTCCATACACTTGTATGGAGACAACCTGAGGCTTCAACAAGTTCTTTCTGATTTCTTGAATAATGCACTCCACTTTACCCCTGCATTTGAAGGATCATCTATTGTACTCAGAGCAATTCCAAGGAAAGAACGTATAGGAACAAAAATACACATTGTTCATCTTGAATTTCGGTAAGTGCTGTTTACAAGAGCtgcattttcttcttccttcttcttcaagAGTGTCTCTCTCAGCGAACATATCCAATATGTAATTTTGTACACATAGCAGATActgttaataaatcatatacCAATTGAGAAAGAAAGAATCAACTAATGGCAAACTTAATCATGTGGTTCTCTTGGCAGGATTACACATCCCGCGCCAGGGATTCCAGAAGATTTAATTCAAGAGATGTTTCATCACAACCATGGTGTCTCAAGGGAAGGTCTTGGTCTGTACATCAGCCAAAAACTAGTGAAGATCATGAACGGCACTGTACAATATCTGAGAGAAGCCGAAAGGTCATCTTTTATAATTCTCATAGAATTTCCATTGGCGCGCCAGATCGATCAGTGAAGCCAGTGGTTTTACAAACCTAAATTCACCAATACCACCAATGTCCATATGGAATATTGATACAAAATGAAAGAACAGGTGGGAAAGATGAAAGCAAGGCCTCATTTCCAGAGGTTCTAGAAAGGAAATTACATATCACGTTCAACCAAAGAAAAGATTTTCTCCAAAAAAAGGCTCCATGCATCCCATGTATTCTTCCCACATACCATTTGCAACACCATTCTTTTTCGTCTCTCTCTATTTCTGTACAAACATTTGTGTTGAAGAAGACGGAACTAAATTGTTGGTGGCAAGCAGAGAAATCATAGCTCAATCAAAACCAATGGTGGAGCAAAGCTTTTGGAGGTGGAGCAGATTGGGTTTTGTGGACCAGGTAAGGTGTTAGAATAATACTTGgaactgagagagagagagggggggggggggggagttaACCAGTGTATATAAGATGAGCGTTTTTACATTGATTGATTAAGCAGTTAAAAACACTTTCAAGAGGCCCTCTGCATCATGATGTTAAAGAATCATTCCAATATGATCTAGACATTGCCAACTTTATTTGTGGCCTTAGatagagaaaaattaaaaaataaaaataaaaaatggtgccttttaattatatagtatttttatataagtggtattaattaatttatatttacagtatattttatttaaatatattttttcttgctTTGTTTTGAACATAGTGATAATGTTTGTTTGGCTTGAAGACTTTTTCAAAGGATGTTGAttgcttatttgttttttgtttcttttttcttttaattaaaatatgaatggATGTTAGTAAACTTTGTAATTTTGTATGTTAGAGAGGTGTTAAAAATTAtgagatgataataataataacgataataataataataataataaacacagcaagaaaataacaaaagaaaactaaaatcagaaaaattatttgcctaaataatagagaaaaaaaaaagatttaaaataagATTTGTCAAGATGTAATATAATTctagttttatttaatataacatTATCGAATAAGATTTTAAttatagaattatta
Proteins encoded in this window:
- the LOC107433896 gene encoding phytochrome C, translating into MSSKSTNKTNCSRSSSARSRHGARVVAQTPIDAQLHVEFEESERHFDYSNSIDFNISSSTSNVPSSTVSAYLQKMQRGKLIQPFGCMIAVDEQNFRVLAYSENAPEMLDLAPHAVPNIEQQEALTFGTDVRTLFRSSGASALQKAANFGEVNLLNPILVHCKSSGKPFYAILHRIDVGLVIDLEPVNPADVPVTAAGALKSYKLAAKAISRLQSLPSGNISLLCDVLVKEVSELTGYDRVMVYKFHEDEHGEVIAESHGPDLEPYLGLHYPATDIPQASRFLFMKNKVRMICDCLAPPVQVIQDKSLNQPLSLCGSTLRSPHSCHAQYMANMGAIASLVMSVTINEEDDEMESDQQRGRKLWGLVVCHHTSPRFVPFPLRYACEFLIQVFGVQVSKEVELAAQSREKHILQTQTVLCDMLLRDSPVGIVTQSPNVMDLVMCDGAALYYRNKFWLLGVTPTEAQIRDIAEWLLEYHSGSTGLSTDSLMEAGYPGASVLGDEVCGMAAIRLTSKDFLFWFRSHTAKEIKWSGAKHDPDEKDDGRKMHPRSSFKAFLEVVKHRGIPWEDAEMDAIHSLQLILRASLQDEIADSSKMTVNVPSYDDRIQRVDELRIVTNEMVRLIETAAVPILSVDTSAKINGWNTKAAELTGLAVEQATGMPLVDLVGDDSVEVVKNMLSLAFQGVEERNIELKLKTFGPQESSGPVVLVVNACCSRDRKESVVGVCFVGQDLTGQKMVMDKFTRIQGDYVGIVRSPSALIPPIFMTDEHGRCLEWNDAMQKLSGLSREEATDKMLLGEVFTVNKFGCRLKDHDTLTKLRILLNGVIAGEDADKLFFGFFDQQGNFVEALLSASKRTNAEGKIIGVLCFLHVASPELQYAMQVQRISEQAAADSLKKLAYMRQEIKKPMNGIVFMQNLMDSSDLEKKQKQLLKKSKLCREQLAKIVDDTDIESIEECYMDLSSSEFNLGEALDVVINQVMILSQERRVQVIHDSPAEVSSIHLYGDNLRLQQVLSDFLNNALHFTPAFEGSSIVLRAIPRKERIGTKIHIVHLEFRITHPAPGIPEDLIQEMFHHNHGVSREGLGLYISQKLVKIMNGTVQYLREAERSSFIILIEFPLARQIDQ